A window of Negativicoccus succinicivorans genomic DNA:
TTGACCCAAATGTAATTCGCCGCGTACGAGGAATCCACAAGCGACATGTAGTTGTACGCAGGCTCCGCGAAATCATCACCCCAATCGCGCGGCCGTTGCGTGCGGCTGTCGATGATGACGATTTGCCCGTAGTCGGGCAGCTCCCGCAGCACGTGGCTGATTTTGGAAACTAATAAATACTGACCGTTATGCAGCGTCGGCACCATCGATTCGCCGGCGACGCGGGTCGGCACAAAAATAAAAATATGAATCAGCATGGCCAACGCCAATGCCACAATGATGGAATAAATCCAATCCCATACTTCTTTCCAAAAATGATTCATAAGTCCTCCTCACAGTTTCATTCATTTATTTATTGTAGCAATTGACCCCAAAACTGGCAAGAATAAAAGCGCGAACACGGAAATTTATCAGGTTACACTAATCATTCATAAAACGCAAATAGTATACAACATATGTTCATTTCGTATACACGGTATTTTTGAAGATTTTTTGTGATAGTATAGAAAACGTAATGTTTTTAGCAAAAGAAAGAGGAGAATAAATGGAGCTGTTTCGCAAAAAGTCGCTGGGAATGTTTCAACATAATTTAGCGCAGAGTTCGCTGAAAAAAGGATTGAACGCGATCGACATCACCTTGCTGGGTCTAGGTATCATTATCGGCACGGGCATCTTCGTGCTGACGGGTGTGGTCGCAGCAGACTACGCCGGTCCGGGCATCATGCTTTCCTTTATTTTGGCGGGGATCACCTGCGCGTTCGTCGCGCTCGCCTATTCGGAACTGGCAGCGGCCTTGCCGGTGGCGGGTTCGGGGTACACGTACACATACAGCACGCTCGGTGAAATCGTCGCGTGGCTCGTCGGCTGGGGTTTGATTTTGGAATATTCCGTCGGTTCGGCGACAGTCGCCGTCGGATGGAGCGCGTACCTGTCCGGTTTGTTGAAATCGACCGGTTTCCATTTACCGCAGGCGCTTACGGCGGGACCGATGGAGGGCGGACTGATCAATTTGCCGGCGATGCTCATTGTCGGGATCATCACCTTGCTTTTGATTCGCGGCACAAAAGAATCCGCGCGCGTCAATAAAATTCTCGTCTTCATCAAAGTCGCGGCGATTTTTATTTTCCTTTTCCTCGCGGCGCCGAGTGTGGAGCCCGCCAACTGGGTACCGGTGTTGCCTTTCGGCTGGCACGGCGTCTCGGCGGGCACGGCGGTTATTTTCTTCTCGTACATCGGTTTTGACTGCATCGCTACCGCGGCGGAAGAAACGAACAATCCGAATCGCGACATGCCGATCGGCATCATCGCGTCGCTCTTGATCTGCACCTTGCTTTACATCGCGGTCAGCGCCGTCTTGACCGGTGTCGTTCCTTACAGTGATTTGAATAACGCGGAACCGGTCGCCTACGTCTTGCGCCATCTCGGCTACTCGTTCGGCTCGGCGCTGGTCGGTACCGGCGCGCTTTGCGGCCTTTCGACCGTTATTTTAGTCTTTCTCTTTGCGCAAAGCCGTGTTTTCTTTGCCATGAGCCGTGACGGACTGTTGCCGAAATCGTTCTCCAAAGTAAACGCCAAAACCGGCACGCCGGTGGAAGTCACGTTGATCGTCGGCACGCTCGTTGCCATCATGGCGGGTCTTACCCCGATTCATGTCATCGCGGAAATGACGAGCGCGGGCACGCTCTTTGCGTTTATTTGCTCGTTGCTCGGCGTCATGATCTTGCG
This region includes:
- the lepB gene encoding signal peptidase I; this translates as MNHFWKEVWDWIYSIIVALALAMLIHIFIFVPTRVAGESMVPTLHNGQYLLVSKISHVLRELPDYGQIVIIDSRTQRPRDWGDDFAEPAYNYMSLVDSSYAANYIWVKRVIAHPGDRLGFRDGHVYRNGRALNEPYINEPMKFNLDGEFIVPEGTVFVMGDNRNHSSDSRYIGPVPIGHILGNVVYEF
- a CDS encoding amino acid permease, which translates into the protein MELFRKKSLGMFQHNLAQSSLKKGLNAIDITLLGLGIIIGTGIFVLTGVVAADYAGPGIMLSFILAGITCAFVALAYSELAAALPVAGSGYTYTYSTLGEIVAWLVGWGLILEYSVGSATVAVGWSAYLSGLLKSTGFHLPQALTAGPMEGGLINLPAMLIVGIITLLLIRGTKESARVNKILVFIKVAAIFIFLFLAAPSVEPANWVPVLPFGWHGVSAGTAVIFFSYIGFDCIATAAEETNNPNRDMPIGIIASLLICTLLYIAVSAVLTGVVPYSDLNNAEPVAYVLRHLGYSFGSALVGTGALCGLSTVILVFLFAQSRVFFAMSRDGLLPKSFSKVNAKTGTPVEVTLIVGTLVAIMAGLTPIHVIAEMTSAGTLFAFICSLLGVMILRKRHPELPRPFRCPALYPMATLGIVFCGYIFSNLSVHTFMLFGGWLFAGLLIYLFYGHKHSVLSVGSEAHRRYRAQVEASETFGAGTTAASES